In Chitinophaga nivalis, a single genomic region encodes these proteins:
- a CDS encoding S41 family peptidase yields the protein MLFRSYVFICFLLLVSTVKAQLPQAEVRAAVDTAAAQIRRYYVFADKGENIARHLESRYRQGAFRQVASWPAFATLCSGILRRYSGDGHLYVRYSPEKVKNLRDTAATRQDDFFYGADAALRNYGIREVAVTGDNTGYLRLSEINISRLSMPVLQAAMSVVARTRALIIDLRHNGGGGSDTGAVIESYFLPDRLPLLTFHARSGRVETDSTQVSLAGHVYRQPVFILVDRKTASAAEAFAFVMQAHHRAVIVGEVSAGAANMNEFYPVNTGVFISVSVGAPVLPGTTRSWESVGVKPDIVTAPDKARQIAEQLAIKQVSGIKKKTGPQ from the coding sequence ATGTTGTTCCGCAGTTATGTTTTCATTTGTTTTTTGTTGCTGGTGTCCACGGTGAAAGCGCAGTTGCCGCAGGCTGAAGTGCGTGCTGCCGTGGATACTGCCGCCGCACAGATCCGGCGTTATTATGTATTCGCTGATAAGGGCGAAAATATAGCCCGTCACCTGGAATCCCGATACCGGCAAGGGGCATTCCGGCAGGTAGCCAGCTGGCCTGCTTTTGCCACCCTGTGTTCCGGTATCCTGCGCAGGTATAGTGGCGATGGTCATTTGTATGTGCGCTATAGTCCGGAGAAGGTTAAAAACCTGCGGGACACGGCCGCTACCCGTCAGGATGATTTCTTTTATGGCGCTGATGCCGCCTTACGCAATTATGGTATCCGGGAAGTGGCGGTAACCGGAGATAATACCGGTTACCTGCGGTTGTCTGAGATCAATATTTCCCGGTTAAGTATGCCGGTTTTACAGGCTGCCATGTCAGTGGTGGCCCGTACCCGGGCCTTGATTATTGACCTGCGTCATAATGGAGGTGGCGGCAGCGATACCGGGGCGGTAATAGAAAGCTATTTTTTACCGGACCGTTTGCCCTTACTCACTTTCCATGCCCGTTCCGGGCGGGTGGAAACAGATAGTACGCAGGTTTCGCTGGCCGGCCATGTTTACCGGCAGCCTGTTTTTATATTGGTAGACCGTAAAACCGCATCTGCAGCAGAGGCTTTCGCTTTTGTGATGCAGGCGCATCATCGTGCCGTGATTGTTGGAGAGGTGAGTGCAGGGGCGGCTAATATGAATGAGTTTTATCCGGTGAATACCGGCGTCTTTATATCGGTGTCGGTAGGTGCACCTGTTTTGCCGGGTACTACCCGTTCCTGGGAGTCGGTGGGCGTAAAGCCGGATATCGTAACAGCGCCGGATAAAGCCCGGCAGATAGCGGAGCAGCTGGCCATTAAACAGGTATCCGGGATAAAAAAGAAAACCGGCCCCCAGTGA
- a CDS encoding helix-turn-helix transcriptional regulator: MRALEGGTYLGTTARSFQAGGIIISQTHYREKVYEGWHCHEHHHVSLLLKGGNTEHRKGTSTVVGAGDVIYYRSGEVHRNVDTSHPSGNLNLEITSAFLEKYDLHFDTLEKFPAQVHRLKFALLQIYRACSEGYTNPELAIQDYLLPVFSTPVVRHTTEPAWVIRLRELMHDRWNETLLLDEMSVITGVHPVTISRYFPHYFHCSLSEYQRRIKIAQALILVRETPLSLTAIAHHCGFFDQSHFIRTFKACTGWLPRQFREL, translated from the coding sequence ATGCGTGCATTGGAAGGAGGTACCTACCTGGGAACGACGGCACGGTCTTTTCAGGCGGGCGGTATTATCATCAGCCAGACCCATTACCGGGAAAAGGTGTATGAAGGCTGGCATTGCCACGAACATCATCATGTATCCCTATTGCTGAAAGGCGGTAATACCGAACACCGGAAAGGCACATCCACTGTGGTGGGTGCAGGTGATGTTATTTACTACCGTAGCGGCGAGGTACATCGGAATGTAGATACCAGCCATCCTTCCGGAAACCTCAACCTGGAAATAACCAGTGCATTTCTGGAAAAATATGACTTGCATTTTGACACGCTGGAGAAATTTCCGGCGCAGGTACACCGGTTGAAATTTGCATTATTGCAGATTTACCGGGCATGCAGCGAAGGATACACCAACCCGGAGCTGGCCATACAGGATTATCTGTTACCTGTTTTCAGTACGCCTGTAGTACGGCATACAACAGAACCGGCCTGGGTCATCCGTTTGCGGGAACTGATGCACGACCGCTGGAATGAAACGTTGCTGCTCGACGAAATGTCGGTTATCACCGGTGTACATCCCGTCACTATTTCCAGGTATTTTCCCCATTATTTTCATTGTTCCCTGAGTGAATACCAGCGGCGTATAAAGATAGCGCAGGCATTGATCCTGGTGCGGGAAACACCGCTTTCGCTGACAGCGATTGCGCACCATTGCGGGTTCTTTGACCAAAGCCATTTTATCCGTACGTTTAAAGCCTGTACCGGCTGGCTGCCCCGTCAGTTCCGGGAATTATAG
- a CDS encoding gliding motility-associated C-terminal domain-containing protein gives MHEPVLSKANLLLFLCLLFSFFANAQEGGPLTVRPCGADAFRQVWRKDAAFLQREEAINKTILQQYYQKAPGAAAAPAAVVLPVVFHIINEDPAAFPDPDVLKALQRMNEAFGATGAFTGGRTDTRIQFCLAKTAPDGSKTTGIVRTHSYLSDFDVDMEGSALTALGKWDGSRYINIWVVTDIKSEYMQGFECGKWSRMKMGGYASAGGDIVVAGLDVGLLAHEMGHYLSLAHTFAAGDCKNDDCLTDGDMVCDTPPEKTIAGGYACNVPQNSCSTDTLSGFTIDVPDLPDNIMDYGQGLGCILSFTAGQAQRMHHFITTGLSVMLTGTVCQEPCTGNITAAFSQSKDYPVVGDVVTFSSTGAGEDTYEWLVDDVPKGTGHDLVLSVTQQKNYRITLRVTNTVSNCHAAAYNVLSVTCGVVARFYPDKRKIASRQGIELDSVKFTNRSRNATAWSWLISSSGMAEQVVSTQAQLTYVFKQPGIYKVRLAATDGHCHDTTQPVNIIVDDPVADGAVYVTRVECFEQDKVRISLYFHNFGYHTIPKGTPVSFYDADPRKGNANKLGQPWLLPADLLGKCSSILYTTTATVGRANLDTLVTVFCDAGNVQPFVLPNTPLEESNYNNNIDIRRNFKFEVHLQPADYTLQPQDKLVLKPAVTNGQLQTAVWAASPFLDCTACINTTFTAPYRKDTVTTQLVTGYSQLGCYDTATAKIHVPVVDDYKVTLQQIECAKGDNLHVGFSICNGYTKGNIPARLTVDFYDRNPVDPAAVLLNSGFMTPAQSSNACADYGTTIKATATGDVFAIVNKRGGQHPPETGLNETDAANNTSIKRYQAAALTVYPRDTTVFRKALFPAYYHLTGFTPKTIKWQNDDAYTLSCYQCPAPRAAMRNSAVIGVQLTNPYGCELKDQQLVKIYPPDFTMDITDISCYDNNHVLVKFRICTANGYDSIPEKLPVTFYDGIPGKSNAVPMEYRYYTPVTAGECREFTHILSMPRQQQIGAVINQGTTNVRLPETNYKNNEATANYTPFSVTLNQSLITLPRPAATRLFARVAGSNAATYTWTPQSGLSCITCPSPVAAATSSMQYTVTAANEYYCTDTASVYIQTFISELVAMPNAFTPNGDGQNDVFYIIGRQDISMVKDFTIFNRSGNRVFEVHNTVANDRRFGWNGQINGVPAPIGTYVYFASIALTDGSVRLIKGTVTVVR, from the coding sequence ATGCACGAGCCTGTTCTGAGTAAAGCAAACCTACTGCTATTTCTATGCCTGCTGTTTTCGTTTTTTGCCAACGCACAGGAAGGGGGACCGTTGACGGTACGTCCCTGTGGTGCCGATGCATTCCGGCAGGTCTGGCGAAAAGATGCCGCCTTTCTGCAACGGGAAGAAGCCATCAACAAAACCATCCTACAGCAATATTATCAAAAGGCGCCGGGGGCTGCTGCTGCACCTGCTGCCGTGGTATTGCCCGTGGTTTTTCATATCATCAACGAAGACCCTGCGGCCTTTCCCGATCCGGACGTACTGAAAGCCTTACAGCGGATGAACGAAGCCTTTGGAGCTACCGGTGCTTTCACCGGCGGTCGTACGGATACCCGGATACAGTTTTGCTTGGCGAAAACAGCACCGGATGGCAGTAAAACAACGGGTATTGTACGTACGCACTCCTACCTGTCTGATTTTGACGTCGACATGGAAGGCAGTGCACTGACAGCCCTGGGTAAATGGGATGGCAGTCGTTATATCAACATATGGGTCGTTACAGATATTAAGTCGGAATATATGCAGGGTTTCGAGTGTGGCAAGTGGTCGCGAATGAAAATGGGCGGTTATGCCAGCGCCGGCGGCGACATTGTCGTAGCCGGATTGGATGTCGGGTTGCTGGCGCATGAAATGGGACACTACCTGAGCCTGGCCCACACCTTTGCGGCGGGAGACTGTAAGAATGACGATTGCCTTACTGATGGCGATATGGTCTGTGATACGCCACCGGAGAAAACCATTGCCGGCGGTTACGCCTGCAATGTGCCACAGAATTCCTGCAGTACCGATACCCTTTCCGGATTCACCATCGATGTGCCCGATCTGCCGGACAATATTATGGATTACGGCCAGGGTCTTGGCTGTATTCTCTCCTTTACGGCTGGTCAGGCACAACGGATGCATCACTTTATCACGACGGGACTATCAGTTATGCTAACGGGTACCGTGTGTCAGGAACCCTGTACGGGTAATATCACGGCGGCCTTTTCCCAAAGCAAGGATTATCCGGTAGTGGGAGATGTGGTGACTTTTTCCAGCACCGGCGCCGGAGAAGATACTTACGAGTGGCTGGTAGACGATGTGCCGAAAGGAACAGGGCACGACCTGGTGCTGTCGGTTACCCAACAAAAAAATTATCGTATCACCCTGCGTGTAACCAATACTGTTAGTAACTGCCATGCGGCTGCCTATAATGTATTGTCTGTTACCTGCGGCGTGGTAGCCCGCTTTTATCCGGATAAAAGAAAAATTGCTTCCAGACAAGGGATTGAACTCGACAGTGTGAAATTCACCAACCGGTCACGCAACGCTACTGCCTGGAGTTGGTTGATCAGTAGCAGTGGTATGGCGGAACAGGTAGTAAGTACCCAGGCGCAGCTCACCTATGTGTTTAAGCAACCCGGTATCTATAAAGTACGTTTAGCCGCTACAGATGGCCATTGCCACGATACCACCCAGCCCGTAAATATCATTGTGGACGATCCCGTGGCCGATGGTGCGGTATACGTAACGCGGGTAGAGTGTTTCGAGCAGGATAAAGTGCGTATTTCCCTGTACTTCCATAACTTCGGATACCATACCATTCCCAAAGGCACACCGGTATCTTTCTATGATGCCGATCCGCGCAAGGGAAATGCCAATAAGCTCGGGCAGCCCTGGCTGCTGCCGGCAGACCTGTTGGGTAAGTGTTCCAGCATCTTGTATACCACCACAGCTACAGTAGGCCGCGCCAATCTCGATACCCTGGTAACGGTATTCTGTGATGCCGGTAATGTACAGCCGTTCGTATTACCCAACACGCCGCTGGAGGAAAGTAATTATAACAACAATATCGACATCCGGCGTAACTTTAAATTTGAAGTACACCTGCAGCCGGCAGACTACACACTACAACCGCAGGACAAACTGGTCTTGAAACCCGCTGTTACCAACGGTCAGCTGCAAACGGCCGTATGGGCAGCCTCTCCTTTCCTGGATTGTACCGCCTGTATCAATACCACCTTCACAGCGCCATACAGAAAAGATACCGTGACTACCCAGCTGGTAACCGGTTATTCACAGCTGGGCTGTTATGATACGGCTACCGCGAAGATACATGTGCCGGTAGTAGATGATTATAAGGTTACCCTGCAACAGATAGAATGTGCGAAAGGAGATAACCTGCATGTAGGTTTTTCTATCTGCAACGGATATACGAAAGGAAATATCCCGGCCCGGTTAACAGTAGATTTTTATGACAGAAATCCGGTAGATCCGGCCGCCGTATTGCTCAATAGCGGATTTATGACGCCTGCGCAAAGCAGTAATGCCTGTGCGGACTACGGCACTACCATTAAAGCCACTGCTACCGGCGATGTATTTGCCATCGTCAACAAACGGGGTGGGCAGCACCCGCCGGAAACCGGACTGAATGAAACAGATGCGGCCAATAATACGTCGATTAAGCGCTATCAGGCGGCTGCATTGACTGTTTATCCAAGAGATACCACCGTTTTCCGGAAAGCTCTTTTTCCGGCATATTATCACCTGACTGGTTTTACGCCTAAAACAATTAAATGGCAAAACGACGACGCCTATACGCTCAGTTGCTATCAGTGCCCGGCGCCGCGGGCGGCCATGCGCAATAGTGCGGTTATTGGCGTACAACTTACCAACCCATATGGCTGCGAGTTAAAAGACCAGCAGTTGGTAAAGATTTATCCACCTGATTTTACGATGGATATTACGGACATCAGTTGCTACGATAATAACCATGTACTGGTGAAATTCAGAATCTGCACTGCCAACGGGTACGATAGTATTCCGGAGAAACTCCCGGTTACTTTCTATGATGGCATTCCAGGTAAAAGTAATGCCGTGCCAATGGAATACCGCTACTATACACCGGTAACGGCCGGTGAATGCCGCGAGTTTACGCACATCTTATCCATGCCGCGTCAGCAGCAGATAGGGGCTGTGATAAACCAGGGAACGACCAATGTCAGATTACCGGAAACGAATTATAAAAACAATGAGGCTACAGCAAACTATACACCTTTCTCCGTGACACTGAACCAGTCTTTGATAACGTTGCCGCGCCCCGCTGCCACCCGGTTGTTTGCGCGGGTAGCGGGTAGTAATGCTGCTACCTATACATGGACGCCACAAAGCGGGTTATCCTGTATTACCTGTCCTTCGCCGGTAGCTGCGGCTACCTCTTCTATGCAGTATACTGTGACGGCAGCCAATGAATATTACTGTACAGATACTGCTTCGGTTTATATCCAAACATTTATCAGCGAACTGGTAGCCATGCCGAATGCCTTTACACCCAACGGCGACGGGCAGAATGATGTGTTCTACATCATAGGCCGGCAGGACATCAGTATGGTAAAAGACTTCACCATTTTTAACCGCTCCGGTAACCGGGTATTTGAAGTACACAATACCGTGGCCAACGACCGGCGCTTTGGCTGGAACGGACAGATAAATGGTGTACCTGCCCCGATAGGTACCTATGTATATTTTGCCAGCATTGCCCTCACGGATGGAAGTGTGCGATTGATTAAGGGAACCGTAACGGTTGTGCGATAG
- a CDS encoding family 16 glycosylhydrolase — protein MKTTLRLCSVAALLLVATMYSCKKNAKEIEQPLSAESQATAAAGLAAADYQLVWSDEFNGTGVDASKWSFETGPGVNNEKQYYQAANASVSNGNLVITARKQSINGWPYTSARMNTAGHFTTRYGRIEARIKLASGQGLWPAFWMLGNNFGSVGWPKCGEIDIMEQVNTSGTIYGTIHWDYNGYAHYGGTTSTNHTDYHVYAVEWDASEIRWYVDGNHYHTANILNNINGTEEFHNPFFIILNMAVAGDFPGQTVDESKLPANMYVDYVRVFAMTNGGGTAPIGSTITLKGLNNAFVSSENGTQPMTCNRPTAQAWEQFTVVDAGGGKIALRSQNKYVSSENGAAPITCNRTVIDEWEKFDWIVNADGTISLRGNNGRYISAENGTQAMTCNRTTISGWEAFRY, from the coding sequence ATGAAAACAACACTCCGTTTATGCAGCGTAGCGGCTTTGCTGTTAGTAGCCACTATGTATTCCTGTAAAAAAAATGCGAAAGAAATAGAACAACCCCTGTCGGCAGAGAGCCAGGCGACGGCGGCAGCCGGACTGGCTGCGGCAGATTATCAGCTGGTATGGTCCGATGAGTTTAATGGTACCGGCGTAGATGCTTCCAAGTGGTCTTTTGAAACCGGGCCCGGTGTCAACAATGAAAAGCAGTATTACCAGGCTGCCAATGCCAGCGTAAGCAATGGGAACCTGGTGATTACAGCACGTAAACAGTCAATCAATGGCTGGCCCTATACCTCTGCGAGGATGAATACCGCCGGTCACTTTACCACGCGTTACGGACGTATAGAAGCCCGTATTAAACTGGCTTCCGGACAAGGACTATGGCCGGCATTCTGGATGCTGGGCAATAACTTCGGCAGCGTAGGCTGGCCTAAATGCGGAGAAATAGATATCATGGAGCAGGTAAACACCAGCGGTACCATTTACGGTACGATTCACTGGGATTATAATGGGTATGCCCATTATGGCGGTACCACCAGCACTAACCATACCGATTATCACGTATATGCGGTAGAGTGGGATGCCAGTGAAATCCGCTGGTATGTAGATGGTAACCACTATCACACAGCCAATATCCTGAATAACATCAATGGTACAGAAGAATTTCACAACCCGTTTTTCATTATCCTGAATATGGCGGTAGCCGGCGATTTCCCAGGTCAAACCGTGGATGAAAGTAAACTGCCGGCCAATATGTATGTGGATTATGTACGGGTGTTTGCTATGACCAATGGTGGCGGTACCGCGCCGATAGGCAGTACCATTACCCTGAAAGGACTCAACAATGCTTTTGTCAGCAGTGAAAACGGTACGCAGCCGATGACCTGCAACCGGCCCACAGCGCAGGCGTGGGAACAGTTCACCGTAGTGGATGCCGGCGGCGGAAAAATTGCCCTCCGCAGTCAGAATAAATATGTGTCTTCTGAAAATGGTGCTGCCCCGATTACGTGTAACCGTACGGTTATTGACGAATGGGAAAAATTTGACTGGATTGTCAATGCAGATGGTACGATTTCGCTCCGGGGCAATAATGGCCGGTATATCTCTGCTGAAAACGGCACCCAGGCAATGACCTGCAACCGTACCACTATTTCCGGCTGGGAAGCTTTTCGCTATTAG